Proteins from a single region of Parasedimentitalea psychrophila:
- a CDS encoding GcvT family protein yields the protein MSDLPNKARVVIIGGGVIGCSVAYHLAKLGWQDVVLLERKQLTSGTTWHAAGLIGQLRASSNMTKLARYSAELYNGLEAETGVATGMRQVGSISVALTEERREELYRSAAMARAFGVPAEELSPAEVKQRYDHLNLDGVTGGIWLPTDGQADPANIALALAKGARQNGALIKERIKVTGMTRQGRRVTGVDWVSDDGAQQGHIEADMVVNCAGMWGREVGKMAGTNVPLHACEHFYIVTEAIPGLTQMPVLRVPDECAYYKEDAGKILLGAFEPNAKPWGMEGISERFEFDQLPEDFDHFEPILEAACNRMPMLAEAGIHTFFNGPESFTPDDAYHLGQAPEMDNVWVAAGFNSIGIQSAGGAGMALAQWMDAGEKPFDLGDVDVSRMHPFQGNQHYLYERSKETLGLLYADHFPFRQKATARGVRRSPFHQQLLDRGAVMGETAGWERANWFANEGQKREYQYSWKRQNWFENSAAEHRAVRENVGMYDMSSFGKIRVEGPDAEAFLNYVCGASLSVPLGKIVYTQFLNARGGIEADVTVTRMSETAYLVVTPSTTRLADQTWMMRNQGDYRVVLTDVTAGEGVLAVMGPRSRELLQKVSPNDFSNAVNPFGTAQEIELGMGLARVHRVTYVGELGWEVYVSSDMAGHVFETLSEAGQDMGLKLCGMHMMDSCRIEKGFRHFGHDITCEDHVIDAGLGFAVKTDKPDFIGRDAVLERKETGPKNRMVQFKLTDPEPLLYHNEPLLRDGEIVGYISSGNYGHTLGAAIGMGYVPCEGESAADVLASSYEIDVMGTRVKAEASLKPMYDPKSERVKL from the coding sequence ATGAGCGATCTTCCCAACAAGGCCCGTGTGGTCATTATCGGCGGTGGCGTCATCGGCTGTTCGGTGGCCTACCATCTGGCCAAACTGGGCTGGCAGGATGTGGTGCTGCTGGAGCGCAAACAGCTGACCAGCGGCACCACCTGGCATGCGGCCGGGCTGATCGGTCAGCTGCGTGCCAGTTCCAACATGACCAAGCTGGCCCGCTATTCCGCTGAGCTGTATAACGGGCTGGAAGCGGAGACGGGTGTTGCCACCGGCATGCGCCAGGTTGGCTCCATCTCGGTGGCCTTGACCGAGGAGCGGCGCGAAGAGCTGTATCGCAGTGCTGCCATGGCCCGCGCCTTTGGGGTGCCCGCCGAGGAGCTGTCACCGGCGGAGGTCAAACAGCGTTATGATCATCTGAACCTTGATGGGGTAACTGGTGGGATATGGTTGCCTACGGATGGCCAGGCTGATCCGGCCAATATCGCCCTGGCGCTGGCCAAGGGGGCGCGCCAAAATGGGGCGCTGATCAAGGAACGCATCAAGGTGACCGGCATGACCCGCCAGGGCCGCCGGGTGACCGGGGTAGACTGGGTCAGTGATGACGGTGCGCAGCAGGGTCATATCGAGGCTGATATGGTGGTGAACTGTGCCGGCATGTGGGGCCGCGAGGTCGGCAAAATGGCGGGCACCAATGTGCCGCTGCATGCCTGCGAGCATTTCTACATCGTCACCGAGGCGATCCCCGGTCTGACCCAGATGCCAGTGCTGCGGGTGCCGGATGAATGCGCCTATTACAAGGAAGATGCCGGCAAGATCCTGCTGGGGGCTTTTGAGCCCAATGCCAAGCCCTGGGGCATGGAGGGCATTTCCGAGCGCTTTGAATTTGACCAGCTGCCGGAAGACTTCGACCATTTCGAGCCTATACTCGAGGCCGCCTGCAACCGGATGCCGATGCTGGCCGAGGCCGGTATTCACACCTTCTTTAATGGCCCCGAGAGCTTCACCCCGGATGATGCCTATCACTTGGGTCAGGCGCCTGAGATGGACAATGTCTGGGTGGCGGCGGGCTTTAACTCGATCGGTATCCAGTCAGCTGGCGGCGCCGGCATGGCGCTGGCGCAATGGATGGATGCGGGCGAGAAGCCGTTTGATCTGGGCGATGTGGACGTGTCCCGTATGCATCCGTTTCAGGGCAATCAGCACTACCTGTATGAGCGCTCCAAGGAAACGCTGGGGCTGCTCTATGCCGATCACTTCCCGTTCCGCCAGAAGGCCACTGCGCGTGGCGTGCGTCGCTCACCGTTCCATCAACAGCTACTGGACCGCGGCGCGGTGATGGGTGAAACTGCTGGCTGGGAGCGCGCCAACTGGTTTGCCAATGAAGGTCAGAAGCGTGAGTATCAGTATAGCTGGAAACGCCAGAACTGGTTTGAAAATTCAGCCGCCGAACACCGTGCGGTGCGTGAAAACGTCGGCATGTATGACATGTCCTCGTTCGGCAAGATCCGCGTTGAGGGCCCTGATGCCGAGGCCTTTCTGAACTATGTCTGTGGGGCCAGTCTTTCGGTGCCGCTGGGCAAGATCGTCTATACTCAGTTCCTGAATGCGCGCGGCGGCATCGAGGCCGATGTCACCGTCACCCGGATGAGCGAGACCGCCTATCTGGTGGTGACTCCCTCAACCACCCGGCTGGCAGATCAAACCTGGATGATGCGCAATCAGGGGGATTACCGGGTGGTTTTGACCGATGTAACTGCAGGCGAGGGCGTTCTGGCGGTGATGGGTCCGCGTTCGCGTGAGTTGCTGCAAAAGGTCTCGCCCAATGATTTCTCCAATGCGGTGAACCCCTTTGGCACCGCGCAGGAGATCGAGCTGGGCATGGGCCTCGCCCGGGTACACCGGGTGACTTACGTGGGTGAGCTTGGCTGGGAGGTCTATGTCAGCTCGGATATGGCGGGACATGTCTTTGAAACCCTGTCCGAGGCAGGGCAGGACATGGGGCTGAAACTGTGCGGCATGCATATGATGGACAGTTGCCGGATCGAAAAGGGCTTTCGCCACTTTGGCCATGACATCACCTGCGAGGACCATGTGATTGATGCCGGACTGGGTTTCGCGGTGAAGACCGACAAGCCCGATTTCATCGGACGGGATGCGGTGCTGGAGCGCAAGGAAACCGGCCCCAAGAACCGCATGGTGCAGTTCAAGCTGACTGATCCGGAACCGCTGCTGTATCACAACGAACCGTTGCTGCGGGATGGCGAGATTGTCGGTTACATCAGCTCGGGCAACTACGGTCACACGCTGGGGGCTGCCATTGGCATGGGCTATGTGCCCTGCGAGGGCGAAAGCGCCGCTGATGTGCTGGCCTCGAGTTATGAAATCGACGTGATGGGCACCCGGGTCAAGGCCGAGGCCTCGCTGAAGCCGATGTATGACCCCAAGTCCGAGCGCGTGAAGCTCTGA
- a CDS encoding DUF3995 domain-containing protein, protein MMPFSAILVVILLLAIALLHLLWAMGSHWPAADEATLAKTVVGSKGIKKMPPRLASLMVALVLTGAAHVVMAYAGLMQGFLLFQMYRILLVAMILVFSFRGLVAYVPQWRAMVPEQPFARFDQTRYGPLCILIAALLLDVALT, encoded by the coding sequence ATGATGCCCTTCAGCGCAATTCTTGTGGTCATCCTGTTGCTGGCTATTGCCCTGCTGCATCTGCTTTGGGCCATGGGCAGCCATTGGCCGGCAGCGGATGAAGCAACTCTGGCCAAAACGGTTGTGGGCAGCAAAGGCATTAAAAAGATGCCGCCGCGACTGGCCAGTCTGATGGTTGCCTTGGTGCTGACCGGCGCCGCCCATGTTGTGATGGCCTATGCGGGTCTAATGCAGGGTTTTTTGCTGTTTCAGATGTACCGAATTCTGCTGGTTGCGATGATCCTTGTGTTCTCGTTCCGGGGGCTTGTTGCCTATGTCCCGCAGTGGCGCGCGATGGTGCCCGAGCAGCCCTTTGCCCGGTTTGACCAGACCCGATACGGCCCGCTGTGCATTTTGATTGCGGCGCTGCTGCTTGATGTTGCCTTGACCTGA
- the rarD gene encoding EamA family transporter RarD, with product MTSPNPNNTDSPRGLGFALSAYVMWGLMPLYMKALSHFPAAEVVAHRVIWAVPVAGLLLIVLRRTDDLMAALRSPKTLLMAAVTAALITVNWGIYVWAIANGHALDAALGYYINPLFSVLLGALLLGERPSAVQMVAIALAAAAVVLLTVAAGGLPLVAVGLTLSWGFYAFFKKSLPVGPNQGFMLEVLILLPVALGYVIYLSVTGSGHMGGAGLDTALLLGCGLVTAVPLITYANGAKLLRLSTIGILQYIAPTMIFLIAVFAFGEEFGGARMIAFPMIWAALVIYSVPLVKQLRRKPA from the coding sequence ATGACATCCCCCAACCCCAACAATACCGATAGCCCGCGCGGCTTGGGTTTTGCCTTGTCCGCCTATGTGATGTGGGGGTTGATGCCGCTCTATATGAAGGCGCTGTCGCATTTCCCGGCGGCGGAGGTGGTGGCGCATCGGGTGATCTGGGCGGTGCCGGTGGCGGGGCTATTGCTGATTGTGCTGCGCCGCACCGATGATCTTATGGCGGCGCTGCGCAGTCCCAAGACGCTGCTGATGGCCGCTGTCACGGCGGCGCTGATCACCGTCAACTGGGGGATCTATGTCTGGGCGATTGCCAATGGCCATGCGCTGGATGCGGCGCTGGGCTATTATATCAACCCGCTGTTCAGCGTCTTGCTGGGGGCGCTGCTGCTGGGCGAGCGGCCCAGTGCGGTGCAGATGGTGGCGATTGCGCTGGCCGCTGCTGCGGTTGTGCTATTGACGGTTGCCGCCGGAGGATTGCCGCTGGTGGCCGTTGGATTGACCCTGTCATGGGGCTTTTACGCCTTTTTCAAGAAATCACTACCGGTCGGCCCCAATCAGGGATTTATGCTGGAAGTGCTGATCCTGTTGCCGGTGGCGCTGGGCTATGTGATCTATCTGTCGGTAACCGGCAGCGGACATATGGGCGGCGCAGGGCTGGACACCGCGCTGCTGCTGGGCTGTGGCCTCGTCACCGCGGTGCCACTGATCACCTATGCCAATGGCGCCAAACTGTTGCGGCTGTCGACCATTGGCATCCTGCAATACATCGCCCCCACGATGATCTTCCTGATCGCGGTGTTTGCCTTTGGCGAGGAATTCGGCGGCGCCCGGATGATTGCCTTTCCGATGATCTGGGCGGCTTTGGTGATCTATTCGGTGCCGCTGGTGAAACAGCTGCGGCGCAAGCCTGCCTAG
- a CDS encoding SGNH/GDSL hydrolase family protein has protein sequence MQVRRKALLLPEPEGERTGANGSGPALRLLITGDSSAAGVGADTQSEALSGQLVQQLSRRRAVTWRLEAATGHTTRDAISRLRPLQGQTFDCAVIALGVNDVTRATSVSRFLASQSELWTLLKQQFGVRHILSSGVPPIQHFPLLPQPLAWVLGRHAARLDAGLGELADGHGNVTHIPLTLPQDPALAAPDGFHPNPAAYALWAENLARHIP, from the coding sequence ATGCAAGTCCGTCGCAAGGCCCTGCTACTGCCCGAGCCCGAGGGCGAGCGCACCGGGGCCAACGGCAGCGGCCCTGCGCTACGCCTGTTGATCACCGGTGACAGCTCTGCCGCTGGGGTGGGTGCAGATACCCAATCCGAGGCGCTGAGCGGGCAATTGGTGCAGCAGCTGTCGAGGCGCCGTGCGGTGACCTGGCGGCTGGAGGCAGCAACGGGTCATACCACCCGCGACGCCATATCCCGGTTGCGGCCTCTGCAGGGGCAAACCTTTGACTGCGCCGTCATTGCCCTGGGTGTCAATGATGTCACCCGCGCCACCAGCGTGTCGCGTTTTCTGGCAAGCCAGTCAGAGCTGTGGACGCTGCTGAAACAGCAGTTCGGCGTGCGCCACATTCTGTCATCCGGTGTGCCCCCGATACAGCACTTTCCGCTGCTACCGCAGCCTCTGGCCTGGGTTCTGGGGCGTCATGCGGCCCGGCTGGATGCGGGACTGGGGGAACTGGCCGACGGGCATGGCAACGTCACCCATATTCCATTGACCCTGCCCCAGGATCCAGCACTGGCTGCCCCGGACGGGTTTCACCCCAACCCGGCAGCCTACGCATTATGGGCCGAGAACCTGGCGCGACATATCCCCTAG
- a CDS encoding nuclear transport factor 2 family protein — protein MHPTLSAMMEVVASGDDSKIAGLLAEDVKFLPPTYWKTWTGREPVAAVLGHVGKVFSDFSYRRVMGDGNDWALEFQCKIGTLDAVGVDLITLNNDGLIQVFEVTMRPYKSVGALREAVNARVMTDARFLKYREALS, from the coding sequence ATGCATCCAACACTCAGCGCCATGATGGAGGTCGTGGCCTCAGGCGACGACAGCAAAATCGCCGGCTTACTGGCCGAGGACGTGAAGTTTCTGCCACCCACCTACTGGAAAACCTGGACCGGGCGAGAGCCGGTGGCGGCGGTGCTGGGTCATGTGGGCAAAGTGTTCAGCGATTTCAGCTATCGCCGGGTGATGGGCGATGGCAACGATTGGGCACTGGAATTTCAATGCAAAATCGGTACACTCGACGCTGTTGGGGTGGATCTGATCACCCTGAACAACGACGGATTGATCCAAGTGTTCGAGGTGACCATGCGCCCTTACAAATCAGTCGGCGCCCTGCGCGAGGCGGTGAATGCGCGGGTGATGACCGATGCACGATTTCTGAAATACCGCGAGGCGCTCAGCTGA
- a CDS encoding pseudouridine synthase, whose translation MAVSSEYTPPQDPLEYLHSDAQIVAVNKPAGLLSVPGRGAHLADCLLTRVQIAFPEALLVHRLDRDTSGVILFALTPHAQRNLSMQFEQRSTRKVYVARITGRLEPRTGTVDLPLIVDWPNRPRQMVCHHTGKASLTDWNVVKYGADETRVRLTPKTGRTHQLRLHMLALGHPILGDPLYATGDAREHDRMMLHSQELRVKHPETSQSIKFRAKPDF comes from the coding sequence ATGGCAGTATCAAGCGAATATACCCCACCGCAGGACCCGTTAGAGTACCTGCATTCCGACGCCCAGATCGTGGCGGTGAACAAACCCGCCGGATTGCTTTCGGTGCCGGGCCGGGGCGCGCATCTGGCCGATTGTCTGCTGACCCGGGTGCAGATCGCATTCCCCGAGGCGCTGCTGGTGCATCGGCTGGATCGCGACACCTCAGGGGTGATCCTGTTTGCCCTGACCCCGCATGCGCAGCGCAATCTGTCGATGCAGTTTGAACAGCGCAGCACTCGCAAGGTCTATGTCGCCCGCATCACCGGCCGGCTGGAGCCGCGCACCGGCACCGTGGATCTGCCACTGATCGTGGACTGGCCCAACCGGCCGCGGCAGATGGTCTGTCACCATACCGGCAAGGCCTCACTCACCGATTGGAATGTGGTCAAATACGGCGCCGATGAAACCCGGGTGCGGCTGACCCCCAAGACCGGCCGGACCCATCAGCTGCGGTTGCATATGTTGGCGCTGGGTCATCCGATCCTGGGCGATCCGCTCTATGCCACCGGCGATGCGAGAGAGCATGACCGGATGATGCTGCATTCGCAGGAACTGCGGGTCAAGCACCCCGAGACCAGCCAATCCATCAAGTTCCGCGCCAAGCCTGATTTTTGA
- a CDS encoding alpha-1,2-fucosyltransferase, with the protein MITARLHGRLGNQMFQYAAAAGLAARHNVPVALDTRGAERRGEGVPTRVFDLDLAPPTALPPLKQQAQLRYALWRALGTAPRFRREKGLGYNAAIEGWGDGSYLHGYWQSERYFAHIEAQIRSAFTFPAFSNAQNAEMADQIAADTAISLHVRRGDYLTLGAHVLCDHAYYQAALTRLLDGLPGAPTVYVFSDDPQWAKDNLPLPCAKVVVDFNGPDTDFEDMRLMSLCQHNIIGNSSFSWWAAWLNQSPNKRVAGPAKWFGDPKLSNPDILPPDWLKIST; encoded by the coding sequence GTGATCACTGCCCGCCTGCATGGCCGACTGGGAAACCAGATGTTTCAATATGCCGCCGCAGCCGGGTTGGCGGCGCGCCATAACGTGCCGGTGGCGCTGGATACGCGCGGCGCCGAGCGGCGCGGCGAAGGCGTTCCCACCCGGGTTTTTGATCTGGATCTGGCGCCGCCAACGGCGCTGCCGCCACTGAAACAGCAGGCACAGCTGCGCTATGCGCTGTGGCGGGCCTTGGGCACTGCGCCGCGGTTCCGGCGTGAAAAGGGCCTGGGCTACAACGCCGCGATCGAGGGCTGGGGCGATGGCAGTTATCTGCATGGCTATTGGCAATCCGAGCGCTATTTTGCCCATATCGAGGCGCAGATTCGCAGCGCCTTTACCTTCCCGGCGTTTTCCAATGCGCAGAACGCCGAGATGGCCGATCAGATTGCCGCCGACACCGCGATCTCGCTGCATGTCCGGCGTGGCGATTACCTGACCCTCGGCGCCCATGTGCTCTGTGATCATGCCTATTACCAGGCCGCCTTGACACGGCTGCTGGACGGGTTGCCGGGCGCTCCTACGGTCTATGTGTTCTCAGACGATCCACAATGGGCCAAGGACAACCTGCCGTTGCCCTGCGCCAAGGTGGTGGTGGATTTCAACGGGCCCGACACTGATTTCGAAGACATGCGACTGATGAGCCTGTGCCAGCATAACATTATCGGCAACAGCTCGTTTTCATGGTGGGCGGCCTGGCTGAACCAATCCCCGAACAAGCGGGTCGCAGGGCCTGCAAAATGGTTCGGAGATCCAAAGCTGAGCAACCCCGATATCCTGCCGCCAGACTGGTTGAAGATCAGCACCTGA
- a CDS encoding glyoxalase superfamily protein, with translation MKTPILAPVSELKAQAKRLRDRLRFSGHEISHSKSLELLAQQHGLRDWNTLSAQAGNKLHLRIGERVQGCYLGQRFAATIRSLTVLGDGEQRRITLHFDVPVDVVKFDSFSNFRQRVSGTIGWDGCSVSKTSDGVPQLSVELISV, from the coding sequence ATGAAGACCCCTATTCTGGCTCCGGTTTCGGAGCTGAAGGCGCAGGCGAAACGCTTGCGCGACAGGCTGCGCTTTAGCGGCCATGAGATCAGTCACAGCAAATCGCTTGAGCTATTGGCGCAGCAACATGGTCTGCGGGACTGGAACACACTGAGTGCCCAGGCGGGCAACAAACTGCATCTGCGGATCGGAGAGCGGGTGCAGGGGTGCTATCTGGGGCAGCGATTTGCCGCCACCATACGCAGTCTGACGGTGCTGGGGGATGGCGAGCAACGCCGCATTACCCTGCATTTTGATGTACCGGTTGATGTGGTTAAATTCGACAGTTTTTCAAACTTTCGCCAACGGGTCAGCGGCACCATTGGCTGGGATGGCTGCTCGGTCAGCAAAACCTCGGACGGGGTGCCGCAGTTGAGTGTCGAGCTGATATCGGTCTGA
- a CDS encoding aldehyde dehydrogenase family protein yields the protein MIEKRDFYINGRWVAPSAANDFAVIDPSTEEACAVISLGSEADTNAAVAAAKAALPGWMATPPAERIAMVEKLVEAYKARGEDLAQAMSSEMGAPIDMARSQQVGAGVGHLKNFIRAAKAFQFEKPLGDHAPNDIIIHEAVGVAALITPWNWPMNQITLKVGAAAISGCTMVLKPSEQSPLNAMIFAEMMDEAGFPPGVFNLVNGDGVGVGSTLSAHPDVDMVSFTGSTRAGTAISKSAADTLKKVHLELGGKGANVIFDDADEKAVKRGVLHMMNNTGQSCNAPSRMLVQRGIYDQAVATAAEVAGKITVGPASQEGRHIGPVVNELQWGKIQGLIQAGIDEGAKLVAGGTGRPDGLNKGFYVKPTIFADVTNQMVVAREEIFGPVLAMIPFDTEEEAIEIANDTPYGLTNYVQTQDMGRANRMARQLRSGMVEMNGQPRSAGAPFGGMKQSGNGREGGSWGIEDFLEVKAVGGWTAE from the coding sequence ATGATCGAGAAACGTGATTTTTACATCAATGGCCGTTGGGTCGCCCCGTCGGCAGCCAATGACTTTGCGGTGATCGACCCCTCAACCGAGGAGGCCTGCGCGGTGATCTCACTGGGCAGCGAGGCCGATACCAACGCCGCCGTCGCCGCCGCCAAGGCAGCGCTGCCAGGATGGATGGCAACCCCGCCGGCCGAGCGTATCGCCATGGTCGAAAAGCTGGTCGAGGCCTACAAGGCCCGTGGCGAGGATCTGGCTCAGGCGATGTCATCTGAGATGGGGGCCCCAATTGACATGGCCCGCAGCCAGCAGGTTGGCGCCGGCGTTGGCCACCTGAAGAACTTCATCCGGGCCGCCAAGGCGTTCCAGTTCGAAAAACCGCTGGGCGACCACGCGCCCAATGACATAATCATCCACGAAGCCGTCGGCGTTGCGGCGCTGATCACCCCGTGGAACTGGCCGATGAACCAGATCACCCTCAAGGTTGGCGCGGCAGCGATTTCCGGCTGCACCATGGTTCTGAAACCCTCCGAGCAAAGCCCGCTGAACGCGATGATCTTTGCCGAAATGATGGACGAGGCAGGTTTTCCGCCCGGCGTCTTCAACCTGGTCAACGGCGACGGTGTGGGCGTCGGCTCAACCCTGTCGGCGCATCCGGATGTGGACATGGTGTCCTTTACCGGCTCAACCCGCGCCGGCACCGCGATTTCCAAATCTGCGGCCGACACCCTGAAAAAGGTTCACCTGGAACTGGGCGGCAAGGGCGCCAACGTGATTTTTGACGATGCCGATGAAAAGGCTGTCAAACGCGGCGTGCTGCATATGATGAACAACACCGGCCAGAGCTGCAATGCGCCGAGCCGGATGCTGGTGCAGCGCGGCATCTATGATCAGGCGGTCGCCACCGCTGCCGAGGTCGCTGGCAAGATCACTGTGGGCCCAGCCTCGCAAGAGGGCCGCCACATCGGCCCGGTGGTCAATGAATTGCAGTGGGGAAAGATCCAAGGCCTGATCCAGGCAGGCATCGACGAAGGCGCCAAGCTGGTTGCCGGTGGCACCGGGCGTCCCGATGGGCTGAACAAGGGCTTTTATGTCAAACCCACCATTTTTGCCGATGTAACCAACCAGATGGTTGTGGCGCGTGAGGAAATCTTTGGCCCGGTTCTGGCGATGATCCCCTTCGACACCGAGGAGGAAGCCATCGAGATCGCCAATGACACGCCTTATGGCCTGACCAACTACGTCCAGACCCAGGACATGGGTCGCGCCAACCGCATGGCCCGCCAGTTGCGCTCGGGCATGGTAGAGATGAACGGTCAGCCCCGCTCTGCCGGGGCGCCTTTTGGCGGCATGAAGCAATCCGGCAATGGCCGCGAAGGCGGCAGCTGGGGCATCGAGGATTTCCTTGAGGTCAAAGCCGTCGGCGGCTGGACTGCGGAATAA
- a CDS encoding peroxiredoxin: MGLRINDVVPNFTAETDQGSVTFHDWIGDSWAILFSHPKDFTPVCTTEFSAVAQLADEWAARNTKVIGVSVDGVEDHKKWKVDIESYGGAAAGFPIIADAGLEVSKAFDMLPAEAYMPDGRTAAHSATVRSVFIIGPDKQLKLSMTYPMTVGRNFAEILRALDGLQMSGKGVATPANWLPGEDVIIPPTVSNEDAKAKFGEFETIFPYLRKTKAPQ; encoded by the coding sequence ATGGGCCTGCGCATCAACGATGTGGTACCAAATTTCACCGCTGAAACCGATCAGGGAAGCGTCACTTTTCACGATTGGATCGGCGACAGCTGGGCCATCCTGTTTTCCCACCCGAAAGATTTCACCCCGGTCTGCACCACCGAGTTTTCGGCGGTGGCACAGCTGGCGGATGAGTGGGCCGCCCGCAACACCAAGGTGATCGGGGTGTCGGTGGACGGGGTCGAGGACCACAAGAAATGGAAGGTCGACATCGAGAGCTATGGCGGTGCCGCCGCAGGATTCCCGATTATTGCCGATGCCGGTCTGGAGGTCTCCAAGGCGTTTGATATGCTGCCCGCCGAGGCCTATATGCCGGATGGCCGCACCGCAGCGCATAGCGCCACCGTGCGGTCGGTGTTCATCATCGGGCCAGACAAACAGCTGAAGCTGTCGATGACCTATCCGATGACGGTGGGTCGCAATTTTGCCGAAATCCTGCGGGCGCTGGACGGCTTGCAGATGTCGGGAAAGGGCGTCGCCACACCGGCCAACTGGCTGCCGGGTGAGGATGTGATCATTCCGCCGACGGTGTCGAATGAGGATGCCAAGGCGAAATTTGGTGAGTTCGAGACGATTTTTCCTTATCTGCGCAAGACCAAAGCGCCGCAGTAA
- a CDS encoding glycosyltransferase family 25 protein: MRIKPFIIHLARATQRHAQVQKLRTRLGPDSEIIAAVDGSTLSRADLAAAYQPVPQAPRYPFALRPGEVGCFLSHRRVWTALLESDADAALVVEDDVELSMDFEAALSLAQRNLDALGYIQLQTRDYLGSEIDRQDGYALIRPQLTPLRTSAQLVSRAAAKSLLDISAPFDRPVDSFLQMHWHTGIHLAVISPACVIDRTAETGGSTIGTSKPLLEKLQREWKRARYRARIKRLSSSG; the protein is encoded by the coding sequence ATGAGAATCAAACCCTTCATCATCCACCTTGCCCGCGCCACCCAGCGGCATGCGCAGGTGCAAAAGCTGCGAACCCGCTTGGGGCCGGACAGTGAAATCATCGCTGCGGTAGATGGCTCCACCCTGTCCAGGGCGGATCTGGCAGCAGCCTATCAACCGGTGCCACAGGCGCCTCGCTATCCTTTTGCATTGCGCCCCGGTGAGGTCGGTTGTTTTCTGAGCCATCGCAGGGTCTGGACCGCTCTTTTAGAAAGTGATGCGGATGCGGCGCTGGTGGTGGAAGACGATGTTGAGTTGAGTATGGATTTCGAAGCGGCACTTAGCCTGGCCCAGCGGAACCTGGACGCGCTTGGATATATCCAGCTACAAACTCGTGATTACCTTGGCTCCGAGATCGACCGCCAGGACGGCTACGCACTGATCCGGCCACAGCTCACACCGCTTCGCACATCGGCTCAACTGGTCAGTCGCGCGGCGGCAAAATCACTGCTCGATATCTCGGCGCCCTTTGACCGGCCCGTCGATAGCTTTCTTCAAATGCACTGGCACACCGGAATACACCTTGCCGTGATTTCCCCCGCTTGCGTGATCGACCGCACAGCCGAGACCGGCGGCAGCACAATTGGGACCTCAAAACCACTGCTGGAAAAACTACAGCGCGAATGGAAGCGTGCGCGCTATCGGGCAAGGATCAAGAGACTCTCTTCATCTGGCTAA